The proteins below come from a single Edaphobacter acidisoli genomic window:
- a CDS encoding PEP-CTERM sorting domain-containing protein — MLKKILLLSSALAFMSAATLAHADTIFVLNQDGCSGTCGVAPFGTVDLSQTNSTTVTVTVTLNQANGTERFAGTGAGDALEFNLSSNPAITIGNITTGFGVGPSPDTASTFGSFDYSVTCTACQGGKSSNPAGPLSFTVTSASGVTIADFTANTGGYYFASDIFGNNGKTGNVAANSFSNTPSVPEPSSLLLFGTGVLSAAGLLRRRFF, encoded by the coding sequence ATGCTGAAGAAAATCCTTCTCCTTAGCTCTGCACTTGCTTTTATGTCGGCGGCTACTCTTGCTCACGCCGATACAATCTTCGTTCTCAACCAGGATGGCTGCAGTGGTACTTGCGGTGTTGCCCCCTTTGGCACAGTTGATCTGTCCCAGACCAACTCAACCACGGTAACCGTGACGGTCACGCTGAATCAGGCGAACGGCACAGAGCGCTTTGCTGGAACCGGCGCGGGCGATGCGTTGGAATTCAACCTCTCGAGTAACCCTGCGATCACGATTGGTAACATTACGACTGGATTCGGCGTTGGACCCTCTCCGGATACAGCCTCTACCTTTGGCTCGTTCGATTATTCGGTAACCTGCACGGCTTGCCAGGGTGGCAAGAGCAGCAACCCGGCAGGGCCGCTGTCATTTACCGTTACATCCGCCAGCGGAGTGACGATCGCTGACTTCACTGCAAATACAGGCGGCTACTACTTTGCCTCCGATATCTTTGGCAACAACGGCAAGACGGGTAATGTTGCCGCTAACAGCTTCAGCAATACGCCTTCGGTGCCGGAGCCGTCGTCGCTGCTTCTGTTCGGAACCGGTGTCCTGAGCGCTGCTGGCTTGCTGCGTCGCCGCTTCTTCTAA
- a CDS encoding CehA/McbA family metallohydrolase, whose translation MLVSSTSLAQKKSPDIALHGTITRAQQNAYLEVPFTVPAGLERITVDFHYTGKEDHATLDLGARDPERFRGWSGGNKSSFTIGIPDATPSYLPGPIPAGRWYLLIGVANLRPGKSSTFTADIYFTRKGEAGGTESFIDHPLSTEARWYRGDLHMHTAHSDGTCPSQSGKSVPCPLFITLETAVRDGLDFVAVTDHNTISHFNDEREMQPYFDKLLLIPGRELTTYSGHFNIFGTTDFIDFELGSPRAPDMNSIFRAAHRVGALASINHPASPTGEICMGCGWSPKNFDMRLTDAMEAVNGDNSDRGQNHTGYWRAQLNRGLRITAIGGSDTHRPVPKPGERNTIGIPTTVVYATELSVPAILKAIREGHVFVDTTASRDRLLEVTATASNQTAHMGDLLTAPTGTSVEITIHTAACTGSKVDFLLDGKSIAALPDQSITAADQTFHATWPSDGAQHWLETDVLTPDGRIQLLGNPVYLNWRSKQ comes from the coding sequence ATGCTTGTGTCTTCCACGTCGCTTGCGCAGAAAAAATCTCCTGATATCGCGCTCCACGGCACCATCACGCGAGCGCAGCAGAACGCCTATCTCGAAGTCCCCTTCACCGTCCCCGCAGGTCTCGAACGCATCACCGTCGACTTCCACTACACCGGCAAAGAGGACCACGCCACGCTCGATCTCGGCGCGCGCGATCCTGAGCGCTTCCGTGGCTGGAGCGGAGGTAACAAATCGAGCTTTACTATCGGCATCCCCGATGCGACACCTTCGTACCTGCCCGGCCCCATCCCCGCAGGCCGCTGGTATCTGCTGATTGGCGTCGCCAATCTGCGCCCAGGCAAATCCTCCACCTTCACCGCAGACATCTACTTCACGCGCAAAGGAGAAGCAGGAGGTACAGAGAGCTTCATCGACCACCCGCTCAGCACCGAGGCGCGCTGGTATCGCGGCGACCTGCACATGCACACTGCGCACAGCGACGGCACCTGCCCCAGCCAGTCCGGCAAATCTGTTCCCTGCCCGCTCTTCATCACGCTTGAGACCGCCGTCCGCGACGGCCTCGACTTCGTCGCCGTCACCGACCACAACACCATCTCGCACTTCAACGACGAGCGCGAGATGCAGCCCTACTTCGACAAGCTGCTCCTTATCCCCGGCCGCGAACTCACCACCTACTCCGGCCACTTCAACATCTTCGGCACCACTGACTTTATCGACTTCGAGCTGGGCAGCCCGCGCGCGCCCGATATGAACTCCATCTTCCGTGCCGCCCATCGCGTCGGCGCGCTTGCCAGCATCAACCATCCCGCCAGCCCTACGGGCGAGATCTGCATGGGCTGCGGCTGGTCGCCGAAGAACTTCGACATGCGCCTCACCGACGCGATGGAAGCCGTCAACGGCGACAACTCCGACCGAGGCCAGAACCACACCGGCTACTGGCGCGCGCAGCTCAACCGCGGCCTTCGCATCACGGCCATCGGCGGCAGCGACACGCATCGGCCCGTCCCGAAGCCCGGTGAACGCAACACCATCGGCATTCCCACGACGGTCGTCTACGCGACCGAGCTCTCAGTACCGGCAATCCTCAAAGCCATCCGCGAAGGCCACGTCTTCGTCGACACCACCGCCTCGCGCGACCGTCTGCTCGAAGTCACCGCAACCGCCAGCAACCAGACCGCGCACATGGGCGACCTGCTCACCGCACCCACAGGCACGAGCGTCGAGATCACTATCCACACCGCAGCCTGCACAGGCTCGAAGGTCGACTTCCTGCTCGACGGCAAATCCATCGCCGCTCTACCCGATCAATCCATCACCGCCGCAGACCAGACCTTCCACGCCACATGGCCAAGCGACGGCGCACAGCACTGGCTCGAAACCGACGTCCTCACCCCCGACGGCAGAATCCAGCTCCTCGGGAATCCTGTTTATCTGAACTGGAGATCAAAGCAGTAG
- the secA gene encoding preprotein translocase subunit SecA, producing the protein MLPTVKKINDLEPAMQALSDDELRAKTAEFRQRIADAVARENINPEEENAAQIRIDAEKAALDAILPEAFAVVREAGRRTVGMRHFDVQMIGGIVLHGGRIAEMKTGEGKTLVATLPCYLNALAGRGVHVVTVNDYLAKRDAEWMGKIHGFLGLTVGVIVHDLSDEQRREAYGSDITYGTNNEFGFDYLRDNMKFEIKDQVQRGHYFCIVDEVDSILIDEARTPLIISGPTDQTTDKYSRVNVIIPNLEAGELIETIDTKTWSGDYVVDEKARAITITDEGWEKVEKLLGIGNVADPENWDLKHHVEVAVKAHALYKRDVEYVVKDGEVIIVDEFTGRLMPGRRWSDGLHQAVEAKEGVTIRKEDQTLATITFQNYFRMYKKLSGMTGTAETEAAEFGSIYRLDIVVIPTNRKLLRIENADVVYRTSKEKYFAVADEIAKYHAQKQPVLVGTTSIEKSELLSEILKRKGVRHVVLNAKFHEKEAEIVAQAGRLGMVTIATNMAGRGTDILLGGNSEFMARQELVKKAQARAVSAAEGAISPVAGPGMVRFYYTGQEFETSQAQWDTTINAHETAAKRERDEVIEAGGLHILGTERHESRRVDNQLRGRAGRQGDPGSSRFFLSLEDDLMRIFAREWVSTLLQRLGMEEGVPIESKMISKRIEGAQKAVEMQNFESRKHVLEYDDVMNKQREAVYSLRNQLMEGVDQKQLITDDYLSTVISNPIDESVPEKAHPDEWKLEKLFSDVFDLTGVHLEKEIDTSKISRHELGEEIFEKLRARYEIKEQILGATTMRYHERVVMLSVLDGLWKDHLLNMDHLKEGIGLRGYAQQDPLVAYKRESFDMFEDMMMRFQEDTVRHLFRMQIIGPDGQPIESAEQLAVAQAHSQAQRALQEAAASGHASSAVATQAPPVSNRAPSTTIDALEREFHRKKERELELARAASTNAEPKANTPRRAGEKVGRNDKCPCGSGKKYKQCHGAEA; encoded by the coding sequence ATGCTGCCGACCGTCAAGAAGATCAACGATCTTGAGCCTGCGATGCAGGCGCTTTCTGACGACGAGCTCCGCGCCAAGACGGCCGAGTTCCGCCAGCGCATTGCCGACGCCGTCGCCCGCGAGAACATCAATCCCGAAGAAGAGAATGCCGCGCAGATCCGTATCGACGCGGAAAAGGCCGCGCTCGATGCCATCCTGCCCGAGGCCTTCGCGGTCGTGCGCGAGGCAGGACGGCGCACCGTCGGCATGAGGCACTTCGACGTGCAGATGATCGGCGGCATCGTCCTGCACGGCGGCCGCATCGCCGAGATGAAGACCGGCGAAGGCAAAACGCTCGTCGCCACGCTTCCCTGCTACCTCAACGCGCTCGCCGGGCGCGGCGTCCACGTCGTCACGGTCAACGACTATCTGGCCAAGCGCGACGCTGAGTGGATGGGCAAGATCCACGGCTTCCTCGGCCTTACCGTCGGCGTCATCGTGCACGACCTCTCCGACGAGCAGCGCCGCGAGGCCTACGGCTCCGACATCACCTACGGCACGAACAACGAGTTCGGCTTCGATTATCTGCGCGACAACATGAAGTTCGAGATCAAGGACCAAGTCCAGCGCGGACACTACTTCTGCATCGTTGACGAAGTCGACTCCATCCTCATCGACGAAGCCCGCACACCGCTCATCATCTCCGGCCCGACAGACCAGACGACCGACAAATACTCGCGCGTCAACGTCATCATTCCGAACCTCGAAGCCGGCGAACTGATCGAGACCATCGACACCAAGACCTGGTCCGGCGACTATGTCGTCGACGAGAAGGCCCGCGCCATTACCATCACCGACGAGGGATGGGAGAAGGTCGAAAAGCTGCTCGGCATCGGCAACGTCGCCGACCCCGAGAACTGGGACCTGAAGCACCACGTCGAAGTCGCCGTCAAGGCGCATGCACTCTACAAGCGCGACGTCGAGTACGTGGTCAAAGACGGCGAGGTCATCATCGTCGACGAGTTCACGGGCCGCCTGATGCCGGGCCGCCGCTGGTCTGATGGCCTTCACCAGGCCGTTGAAGCCAAGGAAGGCGTCACGATCCGCAAGGAAGACCAGACGCTGGCGACGATCACCTTCCAGAACTACTTCCGCATGTACAAAAAACTCAGCGGCATGACCGGTACAGCCGAGACTGAAGCCGCCGAGTTTGGAAGCATCTACAGGCTCGACATCGTCGTCATCCCGACCAACCGCAAGCTGCTGCGTATCGAAAACGCCGATGTCGTCTACCGCACCTCCAAGGAAAAGTACTTCGCGGTGGCCGACGAGATCGCAAAGTACCATGCCCAGAAGCAGCCGGTACTGGTCGGTACCACGAGTATCGAAAAATCCGAGCTGCTCTCGGAGATTCTCAAGCGCAAGGGCGTCCGCCACGTTGTGCTGAACGCGAAGTTCCACGAGAAAGAAGCCGAGATCGTCGCGCAGGCAGGGCGTCTCGGCATGGTCACCATTGCGACCAACATGGCAGGCCGCGGTACCGACATTCTGCTCGGCGGCAACTCGGAGTTCATGGCCCGCCAGGAGCTGGTGAAGAAGGCGCAGGCCCGTGCGGTCTCTGCCGCTGAAGGCGCGATCTCGCCCGTCGCCGGGCCCGGCATGGTGCGTTTCTACTACACCGGCCAGGAGTTTGAGACCTCGCAGGCACAGTGGGACACCACCATCAACGCGCATGAGACCGCCGCAAAGAGAGAGCGCGACGAGGTGATCGAGGCAGGCGGCCTGCACATCCTCGGCACCGAGCGCCACGAGTCGCGGCGCGTCGATAACCAGCTTCGCGGACGCGCGGGCCGTCAGGGCGACCCCGGAAGCTCGCGCTTCTTCCTCTCGCTCGAAGACGACCTGATGCGTATCTTCGCGCGCGAGTGGGTTTCGACGCTGCTCCAGCGCCTCGGCATGGAAGAGGGCGTGCCGATCGAGAGCAAGATGATCTCGAAGCGCATCGAGGGCGCGCAAAAGGCCGTCGAAATGCAGAACTTCGAGTCGCGCAAACACGTCCTCGAGTACGACGACGTGATGAACAAGCAGCGCGAAGCTGTGTATAGCCTGCGCAACCAGCTCATGGAGGGCGTCGACCAGAAGCAGCTCATCACCGACGACTATCTCTCCACCGTCATCTCCAACCCCATCGACGAGAGCGTGCCTGAAAAGGCCCACCCAGACGAGTGGAAGCTCGAAAAGCTCTTCTCCGACGTCTTTGACCTCACCGGCGTGCATCTTGAAAAGGAGATCGACACCTCGAAGATCAGCCGCCACGAGCTCGGCGAAGAGATCTTCGAGAAACTTCGGGCGCGTTACGAGATCAAGGAGCAAATCCTCGGCGCAACTACGATGCGCTACCACGAGCGCGTCGTGATGCTCTCAGTCCTCGACGGCCTCTGGAAAGACCATCTCCTCAACATGGACCACCTCAAGGAAGGCATCGGCCTGCGCGGCTATGCGCAGCAGGACCCACTCGTCGCCTACAAGAGGGAGTCCTTCGACATGTTCGAGGACATGATGATGCGCTTCCAGGAAGACACCGTGCGCCACCTCTTCCGGATGCAGATCATCGGCCCCGACGGCCAGCCTATCGAGTCTGCCGAGCAGCTTGCCGTTGCCCAGGCGCACTCGCAGGCGCAGCGCGCGCTGCAGGAGGCCGCAGCATCGGGCCATGCAAGCTCCGCAGTTGCCACGCAAGCTCCGCCTGTATCGAACCGTGCTCCCTCAACCACCATTGATGCTCTTGAGCGCGAGTTCCATCGTAAAAAGGAGCGCGAGCTGGAACTTGCCCGCGCCGCCAGTACCAACGCCGAGCCCAAAGCCAACACTCCTCGCCGTGCCGGAGAAAAAGTCGGCCGCAACGACAAGTGCCCCTGCGGCTCAGGCAAAAAATACAAGCAGTGCCACGGCGCTGAAGCTTAG
- a CDS encoding DUF488 domain-containing protein, with product MSLHIKRVYDEPAKSDGTRILVDRLWPRGLSKENAHVDLWLKDVAPSDELRKWFGHEPARWPEFRARYRAEIKKNPAQIALLRQAIGKGPATLVYGAKDEQHNQAVVLYEFLTRNGLPNAAD from the coding sequence ATGTCTCTACACATCAAGCGCGTCTACGATGAGCCCGCGAAGTCTGACGGTACACGTATCCTTGTCGACCGGCTCTGGCCGCGCGGACTCAGTAAAGAGAACGCGCACGTCGATCTCTGGCTCAAAGACGTGGCCCCGAGCGACGAGCTTCGCAAATGGTTCGGGCACGAGCCCGCTCGCTGGCCTGAGTTCCGCGCCCGCTACCGCGCCGAGATCAAAAAGAACCCTGCACAGATCGCGCTGCTGCGCCAGGCAATTGGCAAAGGCCCGGCCACGCTCGTTTATGGCGCGAAGGATGAACAACATAATCAGGCTGTTGTCCTGTATGAATTCCTGACCCGCAATGGCCTGCCAAACGCAGCCGATTGA
- a CDS encoding sigma-54-dependent transcriptional regulator — translation MDGLEKVLIVEDELHARTGLTELVASWGYRAEGAADGVEGLEKAVEWGPSIVVTDLKMPRMDGMELLHKIGMLPQRIAVVMLTAQGSIESAVEAMRMGAYDYIPKPVDPVRLKTILHNASDQREADVEMEVTRRQVRSAGRLGPLVGNSPQMMEVFSLIERVAPSNVSVLVTGESGTGKELVARALHELSARRLKPFVAVNCAAIPETLIESEIFGHEKGAFTGAQERRAGCFELAEEGTLLLDEIGEMPAATQAKLLRVLEDRKLRRLGSKVETPVDVRVVAATNKDPEQAVASGELRGDLYYRLNVFNIRMPTLREHLMDVSAIAEKLIDDMNERHNCTVAGLKDALIRRLEDYQWPGNVRELRNTIERAVILAGNGMLGIEHLPPNFGEPGSVPSSAGGRAPMTATGGSADAAAAASREVQRYLDEQNTVRVEVGTTVDEAERQLILKTLSSTHNNKTKAAEILGISAKTLQNKLKEYSNSSND, via the coding sequence GTGGATGGTTTGGAAAAAGTTCTGATTGTTGAAGACGAACTTCACGCGCGGACGGGGCTGACGGAGTTGGTGGCGAGCTGGGGCTATCGGGCTGAAGGCGCGGCTGATGGCGTCGAAGGTCTGGAGAAGGCCGTCGAGTGGGGGCCGTCGATTGTCGTTACCGACCTGAAGATGCCGCGGATGGATGGCATGGAGCTGCTGCACAAGATTGGCATGCTGCCGCAGCGCATTGCCGTGGTGATGCTGACGGCGCAAGGGTCGATCGAGTCGGCTGTCGAGGCGATGCGGATGGGCGCGTACGACTACATTCCGAAACCCGTTGATCCGGTGCGGCTGAAGACGATTCTGCACAACGCGAGCGATCAGCGCGAGGCCGATGTGGAGATGGAAGTGACGCGGCGCCAGGTGCGGTCGGCTGGACGTCTGGGGCCTCTGGTGGGCAACTCGCCGCAGATGATGGAGGTCTTCTCGCTGATCGAGCGTGTGGCGCCGTCGAACGTGTCGGTGCTGGTGACGGGCGAGAGCGGCACAGGCAAGGAGCTGGTGGCGCGCGCGCTGCACGAGCTGAGCGCGCGGCGGCTGAAGCCGTTCGTCGCGGTCAACTGCGCGGCGATTCCGGAGACGCTGATCGAGAGCGAGATCTTCGGCCACGAAAAAGGCGCGTTTACCGGAGCGCAGGAGCGCAGGGCTGGATGCTTTGAGCTTGCTGAAGAAGGGACGCTGCTGCTCGACGAGATTGGCGAGATGCCCGCAGCGACGCAGGCCAAGCTGCTCCGCGTGCTTGAAGACAGAAAGCTGCGGCGGCTGGGCAGCAAGGTCGAGACGCCGGTCGATGTGCGTGTGGTTGCGGCTACGAACAAGGACCCGGAGCAGGCGGTGGCCAGCGGCGAGCTGCGCGGCGATCTTTATTACCGGCTGAATGTGTTCAACATCAGGATGCCCACGCTGCGCGAGCACTTGATGGATGTGTCGGCGATTGCGGAAAAGCTGATCGACGACATGAATGAGCGGCACAACTGCACGGTGGCTGGGCTGAAGGACGCGCTGATTCGCAGGCTCGAAGACTATCAGTGGCCGGGCAATGTGCGCGAGCTGCGCAATACGATTGAGCGCGCGGTGATTCTTGCGGGCAATGGAATGCTAGGTATCGAGCATCTTCCTCCCAACTTTGGCGAGCCCGGCTCGGTTCCGTCTTCAGCTGGTGGCCGTGCGCCAATGACGGCTACGGGCGGGTCGGCGGACGCTGCTGCTGCGGCTTCGCGCGAGGTGCAGCGTTATCTTGACGAGCAGAACACAGTGCGCGTAGAGGTTGGCACGACCGTAGATGAAGCAGAGCGGCAGCTTATTTTGAAGACGCTTTCGTCAACGCACAACAACAAGACGAAGGCAGCCGAGATTCTGGGCATCAGCGCGAAGACACTGCAGAACAAGCTGAAGGAGTACTCGAACTCTTCGAACGATTAG
- a CDS encoding rhodanese-like domain-containing protein has translation MLEPEISLQDFALQRQQPNAPLLLDVREPWEFQAASLPDSVLMPMGDVPSRAHAELDPDAPIVVLCHHGMRSLSVTMWLRNQGFEHVQSLAGGIDGWSRTIDSTVPRY, from the coding sequence ATGCTCGAACCCGAAATCTCCCTTCAGGACTTTGCTCTCCAGCGCCAGCAGCCCAATGCACCGCTTTTGCTCGATGTTCGTGAGCCGTGGGAGTTTCAGGCCGCCTCGCTGCCCGACTCTGTGCTGATGCCGATGGGTGACGTTCCCTCCCGCGCCCATGCCGAACTAGACCCCGACGCCCCTATCGTAGTCCTCTGCCACCACGGTATGCGCTCACTGAGCGTCACTATGTGGCTCCGTAATCAGGGCTTTGAGCACGTCCAGTCTCTCGCAGGAGGCATCGACGGCTGGTCACGCACCATCGACTCCACGGTTCCTCGCTACTGA
- a CDS encoding rhamnogalacturonan acetylesterase, whose protein sequence is MRRLHLSLFILIAASLAASALAQSSLAPPPTPRQTSVAPSVPLNPALPTVFVVGDSTARNQADLGWGDHFSHYFDTTRINVANRARAGRSSRTFITEGSWDRVLAEMKRGDYVLIQMGHNDGGALDGPKARGSLKGLGDETKDVTLPDGRTETVHTYGWYIRKYIADTRAKGATPILLSLTIRNIWKTGADGKQHIERDMGYDADLKQLATDEHVAFVDMATVEADRLEAAGPEKTALLFPIDHTHTSAEGAELNAESVAIALRNAHSPLAAYLKRP, encoded by the coding sequence ATGCGCCGCCTGCATCTCTCACTCTTCATCCTGATCGCCGCTTCTCTTGCTGCCTCCGCGCTTGCGCAAAGCTCTCTTGCGCCGCCGCCTACTCCGCGCCAGACCTCGGTTGCACCATCTGTGCCGCTCAACCCTGCGCTGCCCACCGTCTTTGTCGTCGGCGACTCTACGGCGCGCAACCAGGCTGACCTTGGTTGGGGCGACCACTTCAGCCACTACTTCGACACCACACGCATCAACGTCGCCAACCGCGCACGCGCCGGCCGCTCCAGCCGCACCTTCATCACCGAAGGCTCGTGGGACCGCGTGCTGGCCGAGATGAAGCGCGGCGACTACGTTCTGATCCAGATGGGCCACAACGACGGCGGCGCGCTCGATGGCCCGAAGGCACGCGGCTCGCTCAAAGGTCTCGGCGACGAGACCAAAGACGTCACTCTGCCCGACGGCCGCACCGAAACCGTCCACACCTATGGCTGGTACATCCGCAAGTACATCGCCGACACGCGCGCAAAGGGAGCTACGCCGATCCTGCTCTCGCTGACTATCCGCAATATCTGGAAGACCGGCGCAGACGGCAAGCAGCACATCGAGCGCGACATGGGCTACGACGCGGACCTCAAACAACTCGCCACAGACGAGCACGTCGCCTTCGTCGACATGGCCACGGTTGAGGCAGACCGCCTTGAAGCGGCAGGTCCAGAGAAGACCGCGCTGCTCTTCCCGATCGACCACACCCACACCAGCGCCGAGGGCGCGGAGCTGAACGCGGAGTCCGTAGCCATTGCCCTGCGCAACGCCCACTCTCCACTTGCGGCGTATCTGAAGCGCCCGTAA
- a CDS encoding sensor histidine kinase, which translates to MRLKTKLVLWLTALMFAIVLLLSALFVGELLRQRIEQTAATNDVMAHEVLLATRSSVELGLRQQPPTDTSDKGVHDAVVLVLQQQSTLIELMNAIVRYSPTVQDVSVTDAYGTTIISTDPDAVGHPFPFRTSLTRVQTGGMVLQTREVFGPPRVLDISQTLERNGFPFLIVHVGVRSTFLKNSYEPWLRAALWFALLAGLASMVAAALTANAALRPIEQISSQLERLTLRAGEGAEPTPAASSGSDAVVRVAKTISRLGEQMRSTEAGYSALQANLNQMLDTLRDGVMLFTADRRAVMVSDAVAYFLNSPAEVEGTSSSMVGKQLEEIFLPGSALGEAVLAVFDSGEQASVSEVTLEDGRQVQVSVDRIEDERGGGSMGTLLTLRDTESAAQLGQELEISRRLAAIGRLTAGVGHEVKNPINAMVVHLELLRGKLAGVHGEAAVGAQRHVEILAGEMQRLDRVVQTLADFSRPMELHLRDRDLRHVVGVVVELTAAEMQENGVRVQVDEPRDPLMVRVDGELIQQALLNLVLNAMQAMKHGGNIEVRVRRDHQFAVVEVADDGEGIPPEVLPRIFELYFTTKPKGSGIGLAMTYRILQMHGGTLDVRSNTDAAAGERGTVFTFRLPVAGGTVAGTAANRKVMGERV; encoded by the coding sequence ATGCGGCTGAAGACTAAGCTGGTGCTGTGGCTGACGGCGCTGATGTTCGCGATTGTGCTGCTGTTGTCGGCGCTATTCGTGGGCGAGCTGCTGCGCCAGAGGATTGAGCAGACGGCCGCGACCAACGACGTGATGGCGCATGAAGTGTTGCTCGCGACGCGTTCTTCAGTGGAGCTTGGGCTGCGGCAGCAGCCGCCGACAGACACGTCGGACAAAGGTGTGCATGACGCCGTGGTGCTCGTGCTCCAGCAGCAATCTACGCTGATCGAGCTGATGAACGCCATCGTGCGCTACTCGCCAACCGTGCAGGACGTGAGCGTGACGGACGCTTACGGGACCACGATCATTAGCACGGACCCCGATGCAGTGGGGCACCCATTTCCGTTTCGCACGAGCCTGACGCGAGTGCAGACGGGAGGCATGGTTCTGCAGACACGCGAAGTCTTCGGGCCGCCGCGTGTGCTCGACATCTCGCAGACGCTCGAACGCAATGGGTTTCCATTCCTCATTGTGCATGTCGGCGTGCGCTCGACATTTTTGAAGAACTCGTACGAGCCATGGCTGCGCGCTGCGCTGTGGTTTGCACTGCTGGCCGGGTTGGCTTCAATGGTGGCGGCGGCGCTTACGGCCAACGCAGCATTGCGGCCGATCGAGCAGATCAGCAGCCAGTTGGAACGGTTGACACTGCGTGCGGGAGAAGGCGCAGAGCCGACGCCGGCGGCCAGCAGCGGCAGCGACGCCGTCGTGCGCGTGGCGAAGACGATCAGCCGCCTGGGAGAGCAGATGCGCTCGACCGAGGCTGGCTACAGCGCGTTGCAGGCGAACCTGAACCAGATGCTCGACACGCTGCGCGATGGCGTGATGCTGTTCACGGCGGACAGGCGCGCGGTGATGGTGTCGGACGCAGTCGCGTATTTCCTCAACAGCCCCGCAGAAGTGGAGGGCACGAGCAGCAGCATGGTGGGCAAGCAGCTCGAAGAGATATTTCTGCCGGGCAGCGCGCTGGGCGAGGCCGTGCTGGCGGTTTTCGACAGCGGCGAGCAGGCGAGTGTCTCGGAGGTGACGCTTGAAGACGGACGGCAGGTGCAGGTTTCGGTCGACCGTATCGAAGACGAGCGCGGCGGCGGAAGCATGGGCACGCTGCTGACGCTGCGCGATACCGAGTCCGCTGCGCAGCTTGGGCAGGAGCTGGAAATCTCACGGAGACTGGCTGCGATTGGCCGTCTGACAGCAGGCGTTGGCCACGAGGTGAAGAACCCGATCAACGCGATGGTGGTACATCTGGAGCTGCTGCGCGGCAAACTGGCAGGCGTTCACGGCGAGGCTGCCGTGGGAGCGCAGAGGCACGTGGAAATTCTTGCCGGAGAGATGCAGCGGCTGGACCGCGTCGTGCAGACGCTCGCCGACTTCTCGCGTCCGATGGAGCTGCATCTGCGCGACCGCGACCTGCGGCATGTGGTCGGCGTGGTGGTCGAGCTGACGGCAGCGGAGATGCAGGAGAATGGCGTCCGCGTACAGGTGGATGAGCCTCGGGACCCGCTCATGGTGCGGGTGGACGGCGAGCTGATTCAGCAGGCGCTGCTGAACCTGGTGCTCAACGCGATGCAGGCGATGAAGCACGGCGGCAACATTGAAGTGAGAGTCCGGCGCGATCATCAGTTTGCCGTTGTGGAAGTCGCTGACGATGGCGAGGGTATACCGCCTGAGGTGTTGCCGCGTATCTTCGAGTTGTACTTCACCACCAAGCCGAAGGGCAGCGGGATTGGACTGGCAATGACGTACCGGATTCTGCAGATGCATGGCGGGACGCTCGATGTGCGCTCGAATACGGATGCAGCGGCGGGTGAGCGAGGCACGGTGTTTACATTCCGGTTGCCTGTGGCGGGCGGCACGGTGGCGGGGACAGCGGCGAATCGTAAAGTAATGGGAGAGCGGGTTTGA